Proteins from a genomic interval of Chionomys nivalis chromosome 7, mChiNiv1.1, whole genome shotgun sequence:
- the Dusp14 gene encoding dual specificity protein phosphatase 14, which translates to MSSRGHSTLPRTLMAPRRMISEGDTGGIAQITSSLFLGRGSVASDRHLLQARGITCIVNATIEIPNYNWPQLEYVKVPLADIPHAPIGLYFDTVADKIHSVSKKHGATLVHCAAGVSRSATLCIAYLMKFHNVCLLEAYRWVKARRPVIRPNVGFWKQLIDYENQLFGKSTVQMIDTPYGVFPDVYDSRHLMPYWGI; encoded by the coding sequence ATGAGCTCCAGAGGTCACAGCACGCTCCCACGGACTCTCATGGCTCCTCGGAGGATGATTTCCGAGGGAGACACAGGAGGCATTGCTCAGAtcacctcctctctcttcttgggCAGAGGCAGTGTGGCCTCCGACCGGCACCTCCTCCAGGCCCGAGGCATCACCTGCATCGTTAATGCTACCATTGAGATCCCCAACTACAACTGGCCCCAGCTTGAATATGTTAAAGTGCCTCTGGCTGACATTCCTCATGCGCCCATTGGATTGTACTTTGACACTGTGGCTGACAAGATCCACAGTGTGAGCAAGAAGCATGGGGCAACCTTGGTGCACTGTGCTGCGGGAGTGAGCCGCTCGGCCACCCTCTGCATTGCGTACCTGATGAAATTCCACAATGTGTGTCTATTGGAGGCGTACAGGTGGGTGAAAGCCCGGAGGCCTGTCATCAGGCCCAACGTGGGCTTCTGGAAGCAGCTGATAGACTACGAGAACCAGCTTTTCGGGAAGTCGACCGTGCAGATGATAGACACACCCTATGGTGTCTTTCCAGACGTTTATGACTCCCGACACCTGATGCCTTACTGGGGGATTTAG